One window from the genome of Leishmania mexicana MHOM/GT/2001/U1103 complete genome, chromosome 18 encodes:
- a CDS encoding putative chaperone protein DNAj gives MTAIQLASLPLATQMLLDPAVGLDQGILEEWNAACAAAGSQSIEHTGVALASSMARGGVVRRREPRRLVDTNDFLKLAEALDTLADELNVNASLGGASPSLTAGPPKKPVSRDLNVDELDPLGMDGLMGTQLDDAQEAHRLFDAKEYAAAMAAFLSVSSGCLAHELTPALLNNVAACHFVMEQWSACEAITRRVLAVDATERYPSARRLVRVFISQGRLQEAQQAVSLHRDAIAWAAEVAAVKACASYTNFYAAHQYSKALESLEVVLSLCPCGTLEAAKARLLSLENAAQAVRYAAQRCRAYATSAELRFCLWSLTFHSVTSVAGLDTLLADMQATPLGKSELRYRHLRTYIARCKEAFAKLQGLRTAQQWHEAATFVTQVLAEPFLPDGLKGVMYYERARALAQQASWYAALDDTHRALSYTEAVSLRASMLLLIARCEEALGRLRDAVYHTEESLCLASNAAAVEQLRSLKAHLAHEQTSTDAPRTTARTASKKTPKPKTTANAFSPVSRAPLDVHYKTLSLPRNASAAEVKKSYRALAIKWHPDRWCSASNEAIRIAESTFKTIQHAYEEIMKRAS, from the coding sequence ATGACGGCCATACAGCTCGCTTCCCTACCGCTGGCCACACAGATGCTGCTGGATCCAGCGGTGGGACTCGATCAGGGCATCCTTGAGGAGTGGAATGCCGCGTGCGCCGCAGCTGGTTCCCAGAGTATCGAACACACCGGCGTTGCTCTGGCCTCGAGTATGGCTAGAGGCGGTGTTGTGCGTCGGCGCGAGCCACGGCGGCTCGTGGACACGAACGACTTCCTCAAGCTTGCAGAGGCTCTGGACACGCTCGCTGATGAGCTGAACGTGAATGCTTCCCTCGGTGGTGCATCACCGTCTTTGACGGCAGGGCCACCAAAGAAACCTGTGAGCCGAGATCTCAACGTCGACGAACTGGACCCGCTCGGGATGGACGGGCTGATGGGGACACAATTAGACGACGCTCAAGAGGCTCACCGGCTTTTTGACGCGAAGGAGTACGCAGCCGCCATGGCCGCTTTCCTCAGTGTTTCCTCTGGCTGCCTGGCACATGAGCTGACGCCGGCTCTGCTCAACAATGTGGCGGCGTGTCATTTTGTGATGGAGCAGTGGAGTGCGTGCGAGGCAATTACTCGGCGTGTGCTTGCTGTTGATGCGACAGAGCGCTATCCGAGCGCTCGACGACTGGTGCGCGTCTTCATCTCTCAGGGGCGCCTGcaagaggcgcagcaggccgTCAGCCTACATCGTGACGCCATCGCGTGGGCCGCCGAAGTGGCGGCTGTGAAGGCTTGCGCGAGCTACACCAACTTCTACGCTGCCCATCAGTACAGCAAAGCTCTTGAGAGCTTGGAGGTGGTGTTGTCACTTTGCCCATGCGGCACGTTGGAGGCGGCAAAGGCgcgtcttctctctctcgagaACGCGGCGCAGGCAGTGAGGTACGCTGCGCAGCGTTGCCGAGCTTATGCGACctcggcggagctgcgcttCTGCTTGTGGTCTCTCACCTTCCACTCCGTCACCTCCGTTGCTGGACTCGATACCCTTCTCGCGGACATGCAAGCCACACCTTTGGGCAAGTCGGAGCTGCGGTATCGACACCTGCGCACCTACATCGCACGTTGCAAGGAGGCGTTTGCGAAACTGCAGGGTCTGAGGACGGCGCAACAGTGGCACGAGGCAGCAACCTTTGTCACGCAAGTCCTCGCCGAGCCCTTTCTCCCAGATGGGCTGAAGGGTGTGATGTACTACGAGCGTGCGCGAGCTCTTGCTCAGCAGGCAAGCTGGTACGCCGCCCTGGACGATACGCACCGTGCACTATCCTACACCGAGGCGGTATCACTGCGTGCAAGCATGCTGCTTCTCATCGCCCGCTGTGAGGAGGCGCTCGGCCGCTTGAGAGACGCCGTCTACCACACTGAAGAAAGCCTTTGCCTTGCCTCCAACGCTGCGGccgtcgagcagctgcgttCGCTCAAGGCACACTTGGCACATGAGCAGACGTCTACTGATGCTCCGAGAACGACAGCGCGCACCGCGTCGAAGAAAACGCCGAAGCCAAAGACGACCGCCAACGCGTTTTCTCCAGTGTCTCGCGCACCACTTGATGTACATTATAAAacgctctctcttccccgcAACGCCAGTGCAGCAGAGGTGAAGAAGTCATAC
- a CDS encoding putative kinesin, whose product MSQRRVEVAVRVRPDTESRHNSCVSLNHATRRITAQDDIGANVLAGRRSYKEDFLFDEHVSNRAVFEELVLQKMRAATPEHPDTLCFLAYGHTSSGKTYTIAGSEQEPGILALCVEELLRGEGVVEVAMLEVYLESVNDLLAHGEPRHIRRRQGMRGPVIVVEGLTTCSLTSVEQWNAVAAYGMSSRRTAPTERNSRSSRSHAIFTIKSRGVRLCFVDLAGSERQTVFSPQLNKESISINKSLSRLSTVLEALSNQRVAQDGTRSYVNFRDTTLTVLLQRYLTGASMTTFLACVHPSADYYQETLSTLRYTQRLKRIRTCITKTDEGEWSGLKVSEHQVLLDELTRLREQMKVSENATKLVEATHRRRIAELEHTLAKQGGLHDGAAGASAPLSPAPREMNARRVRDTRRVAGWLLSRVLGDLPELNVGYDAYFDAYFPPSVQVIGYVSAMASLVPRTASDDPLAFLDVGDLAMGLSMLDAGVPPFVRLHKSVCSDLSNWAGCEWDGTQSVVYVLTFFEYHPTAMSSAAEDAAGMEEALPCCGGYVTSAPLLPIATVLCVAASTTRRVKEEVLQRLVDLQCEQHEAVAEQAKAGARTPSLSSSMLSSRQDGFPSDAALLDASEMRNISEAESDDTASASTDSTSGGAFLAQEVRRQAADTSHIVTPFQEEEECSASGGRSCDSREEARAEVRSAKVHRHLPGELTSPSRSSVPPPRARKAEEPAQVRGGTAAAVASSQLMPATCKSLSPWRTSGTSLAPLPPADALPPGHTSKRRHRATGEGKTVHMQSCQGCRSM is encoded by the coding sequence ATGAGTCAACGCCgcgtggaggtggcggtgcgcgttCGACCCGACACGGAATCGCGCCATAACTCGTGTGTTTCCCTCAACCATGCGACCCGTCGCATAACCGCGCAGGACGACATCGGCGCCAACGTGCTGGCTGGGCGCCGTTCCTACAAGGAGGACTTTCTCTTCGATGAGCATGTGAGCAACCGAGCTGTGTTCGAGGAGCTGGTGCTGCAAAAGATGCGCGCAGCCACCCCAGAACACCCCGACACGCTGTGCTTCCTTGCCTACGGCCACACGAGCAGCGGTAAGACCTATACCATAGCGGGCAGTGAGCAGGAGCCTGGCATTCTTGCGCTCTgcgtcgaggagctgctgcggggcGAGGGTGTGGTCGAGGTGGCGATGCTGGAGGTGTATCTGGAGTCCGTGAACGACCTTCTCGCGCACGGAGAGCCACGGCACATCCGCCGACGACAAGGCATGCGGGGCCCGGTGATTGTAGTGGAGGGACTGACGACGTGCTCCCTCACATCTGTGGAACAATGGAATGCCGTAGCCGCGTACGGCATGAGTTCACGCCGCACCGCGCCGACGGAGCGCAACTCCCGCAGCAGTCGTAGCCACGCCATCTTTACCATCAAAAGCCGTGGAGTGCGTCTCTGCTTTGTTGACCTGGCAGGGAGTGAGCGGCAGACCGTCTTCTCCCCTCAGCTCAACAAGGAGAGCATCAGCATCAACAAATCACTCTCCCGCCTGAGCAccgtgctggaggcgctgagCAACCAAAGAGTAGCCCAGGACGGAACTCGCTCCTATGTCAACTTCCGAGACACCACCTTGACagtgctcctgcagcgctacCTGACCGGGGCGTCCATGACCACCTTTctcgcatgcgtgcatcCGAGCGCAGACTACTACCAGGAAACACTCAGCACTCTTCGCTACACTCAGCGGCTGAAGCGCATCCGCACCTGCATCACCAAGACCGACGAAGGCGAGTGGAGTGGATTGAAGGTCAGTGAGCACCAGGTGCTGCTCGATGAGCTGACTCGCCTACGTGAGCAGATGAAGGTGAGCGAGAACGCTACCAAGCTCGTTGAGGCAACCCATCGGCGCCGCATCGCAGAGCTGGAACACACGCTCGCAAAGCAGGGGGGATTACATGACGGTGCAGCTGGtgcttcagcgccgctgtcgcccgCTCCCAGAGAGATGAACGCCAGACGCGTGAGGGACACACGGCGGGTAGCGGGCTGGCTGCTCAGCCGCGTCTTGGGCGATCTGCCAGAGCTAAACGTAGGCTACGACGCTTACTTTGACGCCTATTTTCCCCCGTCCGTCCAGGTGATCGGGTACGTGTCAGCCATGGCGAGCCTcgtgccgcgcaccgccagcgacgacCCACTTGCATTTCTTGACGTCGGCGACTTGGCCATGGGCCTCTCCATGCTAGACGCTGGCGTCCCCCCATTCGTTCGACTCCACAAGTCTGTCTGCAGTGACCTGAGTAACTGGGCGGGGTGCGAGTGGGATGGTACCCAGAGCGTCGTTTACGTGCTCACCTTCTTCGAGTACCACCCTACGGCCatgtcctccgccgccgaggaTGCCGCTGGTATGGAGGAGGCTCTGCCGTGCTGTGGTGGCTATGTGAcgtccgcgccgctgctgccaatAGCGACGGTGCTTTGCGTGGCAGCGAGCACCACTCGACGCGTCaaagaggaggtgctgcagcgcctcgtcgaCTTGCAGTGTGAGCAGCACGAGGCAGTCGCGGAGCAGGCCAAGGCCGGGGCACGGACGccttcgctgtcgtcgtcgatgctGTCGTCTCGTCAAGATGGCTTTCCTTCAGACGCAGCGCTTCTCGACGCTTCTGAGATGCGAAACATAAGTGAGGCAGAAAGTGACGAcaccgcctcggcctccACTGACAGCACTAGTGGTGGTGCGTTCCTCgcgcaggaggtgcgccgTCAAGCGGCGGACACGTCCCACATTGTGACACCATTtcaagaggaggaggagtgcagcgccagcggcggccgcagctgtgACTCGCGCGAAGAGGCGCGCGCAGAGGTGCGGTCAGCCAAGGTGCATCGCCACCTCCCCGGCGAGCTCACCTCCCCTTCAAGGTCgtctgtgccgccgccacgagcGCGCAAAGCGGAAGAGCCGGCACAGGTGAGGGGTGGcactgcggcggctgtggcgtCCTCGCAGCTGATGCCGGCAACATGTAAGTCACTTTCCCCCTGGCGAACTTCCGGCACCTCGttggcgccgttgccgcctgCAGACGCGCTTCCACCGGGGCACACCAGTAAGCGGCGTCACAGGGCCACTGGTGAAGGCAAGACCGTGCATATGCAGTCGTGCCAAGGGTGCAGATCGATGTAA